In Naumovozyma dairenensis CBS 421 chromosome 2, complete genome, the following are encoded in one genomic region:
- the HIT1 gene encoding Hit1p (similar to Saccharomyces cerevisiae HIT1 (YJR055W); ancestral locus Anc_1.499) codes for MRESGIKCGICQLQDAKYKCPKCGIRYCSLKCFKDELKHNHNTVEKKDEVKEANKSEQTAAAVEVKSGEFGQIYNETPELKELLKYNTVKFHLSKVYRILNTNTGNGGSLSTEMKNQLAIDYLNTLRYGGVHYNEAIEEFCQICLRKLETADTGEELSLA; via the coding sequence ATGCGTGAAAGTGGTATAAAATGTGGTATTTGTCAACTACAGGATGCAAAATATAAATGTCCAAAATGTGGCATAAGGTATTGTTCTTTGAAATGctttaaagatgaattaaaaCACAACCATAATACTGTAGAGAAGAAAGATGAGGTAAAAGAAGCAAATAAGAGTGAGCAAACGGCGGCGGCTGTTGAAGTCAAATCTGGAGAGTTTGGTCAAATTTATAATGAAACCCCGGAgttgaaagaattattaaagtATAATACGGTAAAGTTTCATCTATCCAAAGTATATAGAATATTGAATACGAATACTGGGAACGGCGGGTCTCTGAGTACAGAAATGAAGAACCAATTGGCCATAGATTATCTTAACACCTTAAGGTATGGCGGTGTGCATTATAATGAAGCTATCGAAGAGTTCTGTCAAATATGTTTAAGGAAACTTGAAACAGCGGACACTGGAGAAGAACTCTCATTAGCGTAG